The genomic stretch CATTCACTGGGACCAGATGTTGGGCGTAGACGTTCTCAATGGTCTTGGCGTGCACGGCCTCAATTTCACCGGCTTGCACTGAGGTCAGCTCATAGGGTGCTTCCCAAGAATGAAATATTTGGCGGCGACGGGCCGCTGGCAAAACGTTGAGGCCTTTTTGCATGGCCAAAAAGGTGGCACGGTCACGGGCGGTCCATTCCCACTCGCGCTTTTGCAGCATGGCTAGGGGACCAGAACGTCCAAACGTGTTGTTGTTAATAGTCGTTTCAATTTGAAAAATCTTGATCCCAGCGTTGCGAATTACATCGCCTTGACGCCAGTTCGACTTGTGCAGCTCAGAGTTTTCCTTATCCATGAACGACTTTGATGCCACCATGGTTTTTGGGTTGTGGTGAGAGCTAACCCCGGCATAGCCCGATAACCCCGTAGCGGTACTCTTGTGGCCACCATCGAGCGAGACGATGTTGATGTTTACATAAACAACCAAGTCGCTCTCCGCGGCTCGGCGATTGATCTGAACGGTTTCGCCGTGGCGAGTTTCCCCCAGGATGACCATTCCATCAGGGTCTTCAGCGTCGAGATTATAAAGCTGCCCATTAGGAGCAAAAGCATCGTAAACACGATCGCCTACAGCGTGGCGAAGTTCGTCTTCAGTCATGCGTCGATGTAACGCCAGAGCCGCAATAATGTGAACGTCGTCGACGCCTGCCGCGGCCGCCAGATCAAGAACCTGTTCAATAATCCGCTGGCGAATGTCGGGACGACGCATTTTCGGTAGCGGCAAAGAAACATCGTCAAAAGCGATGGTTAGCTTCATGCCCGCAAACAACAGCGCTGGTAACGGCTCCATTTCCCCGGTCGGGTTGTGCAGAGCGTGGCTAATGGCACCTTCGGGATCGGCCAAGCCATCAATTGGTTCGGGGGGATAGATTATTCGCGACCGCCCAGCGGGTAGTTTCTCCAAACGGAAACCTTCGCCGTGGTGGAACACTACCGGAGGGGTGGAACGGTCTACTTCAAGAACTAGCCCTGATCGCGGGCTACGACGAACGCTCACAGTCGAGTGCGCTCCTTTTCATTGCGAAGATCAAATGCGATCTTCACGCCGCCACGGGCACCAGCTGCAGCGGCATGTTCGATAGCGTCGCCATAGCGCGACAGGGGATAAGTGGCCGAAACTAGGCGGCCAAGGTTTGCTTGCTGAACCAACTCAAATGCCAGCTCAAAAGTACGTGCGGTGCGCACTCCGCTAGTCGTGTCGAAAGTTTCGGTGCCATAAGCGTAGGCACCTACTAGTTCGATTTCCCGCTGCCACAGCACGGTTAGATCAACTCGAACCACACCCGGCATACCGACCATGACTACCCGGCCTCCGGGGCGGACGGCGCCTAAGGCTTGGGCCATGCTTTCGGCCGAACCTACGCAGTCAACGACGATGTCGGCACCGCCGCTGAGCCGCGTTATGTTGCCTTCACCTATTGCTCCGCCGCCACTAGCGCGTCGCACCCCACGTAGGAAAGCGTCGGGCGAAACGATGCTATGGGCACCAAGCTCGTGGGCTAGCTCTTTCTGTAACGGATATTTAGCTGCTACCACCAGGGTGATGTCGGGATAGAAGTGTGACAAGGCGGCCACGGTTAACAAGCCAAGGGTGCCAGCCCCAAGTACCGCCACCGTGTCGCCCGCTTGGGCGTTGGTTCGTATAGCACCGTGGATTGCACAAGCTGTGGGTTCCACCATTACTGCGGCTTCATCGCTCATGTTGGCGGGCACCGGGTGTAACTGGGAGCTATGGGCCACCATGGCCGTTGACCACCCTCCGCCAGTATCACAACAAAAACCTGACTGTAAACCCGGCTCAATTTGGCCAAGAGTAATGTTTTCGCAGCGGCCCAAATCACCACCAGCGCACCCTCGACATGGTGGGGTAATACCTCTAGTTGCGCAACCTAAAACCGGTTCAATGACCACGCGCTCACCGTTGTCTAAATCACCCACGACTTCATGTCCAAGTACAAAAGGAAACGACACGATGTCTTCAAAATAGCGGCTGCTGCGGCCGTCAACGGTCGCTAAATCGGAACCACAAATGCCAGAGAGCCGAGGGCGAACCCTTACCCAGTCGGGCCCAGGTAGTTCAGGAACCTCAATGTCTTTGAGCGCCAACGGCCCAACCGTGGCTCCACGACCGCTGATGAAGCTGCTGGCCAGCCGAGCCGCCCCATAGCGGGGAATGCTGCGCGAGAACTGTAAGGCTTTCACGCGCTGCCCACCCGGGTCGGGGCGATTGGCAGCACGGGATGCACACCTTTAGCTGCTTTAGGAAAGTTCTCTACAAGCCAGCCGCGTTTGCGTGCAAGCGAAGCCAGCCGGGTTTCGGGGTTCACTGCCACTGGGAAACCCACCGCTTCAAGCATTGGCAGGTCACTTGTCGAATCGGCATAGGCTACCGACTCATCAAGTTCCAGCCCTTCTCGTGCGGCGTATTCAACCATGGCCTGAGCCCTGGCCTCACCAGTGGGAGGAACTCGCACCAGTTCCCCGGTGTAGCGTCCACCTTTAATGGTCATTTCTGCGGCCACAATGTCGTCGAATAGTGGACGTAAAGGTTCAACCACAAAATCGAGGGCTCCAGTGATCAGGACGGTGCGATGGCCGAGCTCACGATGCTTCCGCACTCTTCGAATAGCTGCTGGGAACGACTTGGCTAGAATGAGAGCACTCATCATATCGAGCGAATCTTCGGCTAATTGTTCCACCGGGGCACCCTTGTAACGCCGATAAAAATAGCGTAAGAAATCAGTTCGGTCAGCTTTGTCGAGGCTCAACAAACGGGGGGCTTCGGCAATTAGGTTGGCGGCCAAACGAGCTTTGTCTTCATTTGGTAACCGTCGTGTTGCTAGCCATGCGTAAGAAGTCACCACGTTCGAAGCAATGAGCGTGTTTTCTAAATCGAAGGCTGCCATGTGGCGATCGGGTGACAATACTTGTCGGCGAAGCCGCTCATTACGGCTAGGACCGCTTTTCTCAGTTGGACTTGTGCGAACGCGGGCATGCTCAACAATTGAAGGCAGGTGGGTGCCAGTAGCGTACGCATCCCAATCAACCAGACGCGGGTCGAACATGAACGTTTCCTGGTCGGAACGATCGAGGGAGTCCCAAACGCTTAGAAGCTTGTCAATCGTGTAGATAGCTTCACATTGTGCATAGGCACCATAAAGATCAACGTAGGTAAGTGCTCGCTCTACATCGGCTCGCTTGTCTTCGATCTTGGCCGACCAGCGGGTTTGGGTTCCGCGTAGTGGAAGTGAATGGATGAACTTGTCAGCCTTGTCGAGCGATACTTTGGCTTTGGCTAGCTGGCCTTCAACTTTGCCTCGACGGGGAAACTTCCAATCCGGGACCCCAATAGGTTGCCCCAAAGAGTCGTAAATAGGGTATTTGCTGAAATAGCTCTCAATGAGCCTTACTAATTTACGATAATGCAACGGGTTGGCGGCACCGGAAGCTACCTGCACAACATCGGGAGTTTCTGCGGGTGCTAAGGCTGCCACCGCCACAATGGCGGCTACCACCAGGTCAACTGGGATGACATCGACGATGCCCTCGGGTACCCCAGGAAACTGGGTCAACAATCCTTGGGCGTACGAAATGATCACCGGTTCTGCCATTCGGAAACCGCGAATCCAGCCGGGATACGGTTCCGCCACCGCTGATTCAATGATTGAAGGCCGCACAACCGTTGTTTGTAGGTCGCCTTTGGTCTCTGCTAGGGCACGTTCACCAAGGGCTTTGGTATACGAGTAAACGTCGGGGAATCCAAGCATCTGAGCACGCGATTTTCCGGCTTCCACCATCTCGTCGTTGACCCACCGAGTGCGGTATTGTTCGGCTTTGGCGGCCAAGAGCGGAATACCGGCCGCACCTAATTCACGTTTGGCATCATCTTGAAAACCCGCCAAGCGTGATGGGGTACGGCTTTGGGCTTCTAGATCACTGCGAGCTCGACGTGCGGCGTCAACCTCGCGACGCCAAGGAATATCAACGAAAAACGGTGAATCGTCCACCGCTACCTCGTGTGCTTCACCGCGATGATTTCCTGCCACATAGCAGGTAGAAACAGCGATCAGATGTGGTGAGACCTCTAATTCGTGCAGCGTTTGAGCGATTCGAGTAGGCCCTAAAAGGTTTATTTCCACCGCCGAGTCAAGGGGTGAATCAAAAGAAACTGTGGCAGCGGAGTGAATAACCACATCGCATTGGGACAGTTCTTGGCGGCCAAATTCGTTAAGACCTAAACCGTCGCTACCAATGTCACCCTCAATAATAGTGACCCGCTGGGCAACCATTTCGTCAAACGCGGCGCCGCCCAGCTCTTGGCGCAATCGATCAAAAGCGTTGTTTCTAAAAATCTCACGTTGCGCACGTTGTTCCACAGTCCGCATACGACCAGGACGTAGCAATAGAACAAGTTCGCAATCAGGCACGCTTCGCAACAGTCGTTCCACTAGGGCGGTGCCTAAGAAGCCCGTGGTTCCGGTGATGGCGATGCGCTTGTGGCGCAGCAGGTCACTAATCACAGCACCATTGTCTATCATCTTGGGGTGTTGGGGCCTATCGAGGTGATTGATCGTTCGAAATTCGTAGGGTTCTAGCGGCCCGTTCCGGCAAATTTTTGTCGTCGTTCGAAACGATCTTGGGCAAGCATGACGAGTTCTTCAATGAGTGCGCCATAGCTTAGGCCAGATGCTTCCCACAGTTTGGGGTACATAGATATAGGCGTAAAGCCAGGAATGGTGTTTATTTCGTTGAGCAATAAGCCGCGACCTGGGCTTTCATAGAAAAAGTCGACCCGGGCCATACCTTCAGCGCGGAGGGCACGGAAGCTGGCCAAGGCAAGTTCTTGAGCCTGTGCTGACACTTGTGGGGGTAAGTCTGCAGGAATTATCACCGCCGCGTTGCCATCCAGATACTTGTCTTCGTAACTGTAAAATTCGGCACCAGGTTTTACTTCGCCCGCCAGTGAAACTTTTGGGTTTTTGTTGCCCAGTACCGCCAGTTCAATCTCGCGACCCTGTACGGCTTCTTCCACAACGATCCACTCGTCGTATTGGCTAGCCGTCTCTAGAGCCGCCAAAACCTGGGCTGCGTTGTGAGCTTTGGAAACACCTACTGAAGAGCCAAGGTTGGCGGGTTTCACAAAAAGAGGAAGGCCCAAATCGTTGATCAAACGATCTACCGTTTCGGTTGAGATTTCGCTGATCTCCAAGCTTCGCCAGCGACATTGGGGGATTCCAGCCTGGGCAATGACTTCTTTGGCTTTGGCTTTGTCCATAGCTAATGCCGAGCCTAAAACTCCACTACCTACGTATGGAAGCGATGCCATCTCTAGCAGACCCTGGATGGTGCCATCTTCACCATATGGTCCGTGCAGCAGCGGAAGTACCACCGTTGACATTTCCGAGCTTGTTGCCAACGCGATGTCACTGCTCAGTGCCACCTCGGTAGAGGCAGACGTCTCCACCGTTATGCCATCGGCGAGCACGGTTTCTAGTTCAAGAGCAGCCTCTTCGTCGCCTGAAAACGCGCTTAATGCGCCGGTAGCATCCAGCCATTGACCATCACGCGAGATGGCGATAGGCACTATTTCAAACTTTTTTCGATCAACGGCAGCTATCACGTGAGCTGCGGTTACACGGCTTACATCGTGTTCAGCGGAACGTCCTCCGAACAACACGATTAGGCGGACTCGTTCTGGTTGCGAAGAATTGGGCATTAGATAAAAACGTAGTGTGCTTTACCGCTAGCGTGGGTATCGCAACACACAGATCGCCTTTTTGTTATACCGAAGGAGCTTGGGTGCGGTTTCGCACATCAGAAATAGCAGCGGCAGTAGGTGGAACCATATCCGGCCCCGATCGTTTGGTTGAAGGTGTAAATCACGATTCTCGTCTGATTTCACCGGGTGAGCTTTTTGTACCGATTGTGGCTGATCGCGATGGCCATAATTTCATTGATCAGGCCGTGAAAGCCGGGGCAACTGCCTTTTTATCGTCCCAAGAGCGACGCCGTGATTCGAACTCTGCCACCGCCATCTATGTAGGCGACACCCTTGAAGCATTAGCGCAATTGGGCAAACTGGCCCGAGCCAGGTTGGCAGGTGATGTAATTGGTGTCACCGGCTCGGTTGGCAAGACCACTGTTAAAGACTTGCTCGGCGGTGTGCTGGCCCAGGGTGGTTTGATTAACGCCAGCACGGCGAGTTTCAACAACGAAATTGGTGTGCCGCTAACGCTTGCTAATGCTAATACTCAGGCTAAATATGTGATAGCTGAACTGGGTGCTCGCGGCATAGGGCACATCCAATTGCTTTGTGACATTGCTAGACCCAATGTGGGCGTAGTGACCCGGGTGGTCATGGCTCACGGTGAACATTTCGGTTCGCTTGACGATATCGCGGTGGGCAAAGGTGAATTGGTAGAGCAGCTACCCGCCGATGGTCTAGCAGTGCTGAATGCCGACGATAGGCGCGTGATAGCTATGTCGCGCCGTACTACGGCTCGAGTGCTTAGCTTTGGTACCCAAGACGGTGAGGTTCGGATCGACAATCTGGTGGTCGGCGAGGACTTGAGTATTCGTTTCAAGCTGCACACACCCTGGGGCGAAATAGCGGTGCAGCCGTCAGCCAAGGGCGAACACAATGCCATGAATGCCGCGGCGGCAGCGGCAGTTGGGTTGGGCCTAGGTCTTCGATTGGAAGAAGTGGCCCAAGGTTTGGCGACCGCTCCACTTTCACCTTTGCGGATGGCGCTGAAGCGTTTAACGAACGGTGCCGTGGTCTTGGATGACAGCTACAACGCCAACCCTACTTCGATGAAAGCAGCCCTAATGGCGCTGGCCAAGCTCCCGGCTCAACGACGCATAGCAGTGCTGGGCGTAATGGCAGAATTGGGTGAAAACCAAGATGGTCTTCACCGAGAGGTAGCAGCATTCGCGGCGGAGTTGGGCATCGAAGTTTTGACGGTGGCGGCACCGGCCTATGAAGCGACCGAGTTTGGGGGTATCGGCTTTGACAGCGTAGACGAGGTACTTGGCTATTTGACCAACCTCGAACCGGACACTGCGGTGTTGGCCAAGGGTAGTCGGGTGGCCGAACTAGATCGTCTAGTGCGTTCCCTAACGGCCGAGTGAGTGGCAAGGTAGTTGATTTCGATACGGTGGAATAGCGGGGGACTAAGCAGCTTAGGGTTGTCTCACCGGGGGTTGAAGTTTCACAGAAAGGTGCCGCCACGACCAGCTACTACGAGGTTTTGAAGGTCGCGCCGGATGCCAGTGCAGGCGAGATTCGAACTGCTTATCGCGCGGCTGCCCAAAGGCACCATCCTGACAAAGCTCCAGAGGGAGCGCGCCGAGCGGCAGCCGTTCATGAGATGGCAAAGATTAATGCGGCTTGGGCGGTTCTGTCCGATCGAACAAAACGCGAAAATTATGACCGCGAATTGGCGCGCAATGCACAAGCCTCAACCGCAGCGGGCCCGCCATCCTCCGCCCAGCCACGAACCGGACCGGCCGCTTCGACCCCATACGACTCGGATTATTATCGGGACCCAGTTTTCGATGAAAGCATGGATGTTTTCCCAGAATCAGAACGTGTGCGGGCACCCATCGCGGTGGCTGGGCTAATTCCTGCGGTGGCTTTAGCAGTTGCATTGCTGGCCATCTTTGTGTTCACCGCTTATGCCGGTGGGCCGACGAGCAATGAGACACCGAATAGCGAGAATCGCAACATGGTCGCCGTTCGCGACATCCGAGGGCAATGTATTCAACAAAACAGCGGATTTATCTTGGTAGTGAACTGTGCATTAACCCCAAACGAGGGCCGGATAGTGGCGCAGGCCTCACTTGGAGCACAGTGCCCAAACAATACCCAGGGCTGGGTTATTCGCCAGCAACAGGTACAAGCTTGCGTAGATCCCGCCACATCTGTGCCATAAGTCTCTAAGCTCGGCCCATGGACTTTCGTAAAACGACGATTCGTGAGCTGGCCGAGCGAGTTAAGACCAAAGAAATTTCCGCTACTGAGTTGGTGAGCCATGCTTTGGCCAAGATTGAAGCGCATGACGATGTTGTGAACGCTTTCAACCAAAGTGACGGTGACCGAGCGCTCGAGGACGCTAAAAAGCTCGACGACAGAATAGCGGCAGGCGAAGACGTCGGACCCTTAGTGGGGGTCCCCTTGGCGGTAAAAGACCTCGAAAATGCAGAGGGCTACATAACCACTTTCGGCTCGGCGCTGCATGCAAATGATCCTGCGGCCACCAACGATTCGGTATTGGTGTCACGCTTGAAAGCAGCTGGTTGTGTGGTGGTAGGTAAAACTAATACCCCCGAATTTGCCTACAAAGGTGTAACCGACAGCCCAACCTTTGGTCATACCGCCAATCCATGGAACCTTGAGCGTTCACCTGGAGGGTCCTCTGGTGGCTCGGCGGCCGCAATTGCTGCTGGCATGGTACCCCTCGCAACTGGGTCTGATGGGGGAGGATCTATTCGAATTCCAGCTTCATTAACGGGCCTAAGCGGATTAAAGCCGTCGCAAGGTTGGGTTCCAATGGGCGGCGCACGGCCTTCAACCACTGGTATTTTGAGCGTTAAAGGGCCCATGACTCGCTCCACTTTGGACGCTGCTTTGGCCTTCGACGCCTGTATCGGGCCTGAACCCACCGATATTTTTTCGTTTCCCGAACAAAACGCCGATTCGTGGTTGGCGCAAGTTGAAGCGGCGGGCTTTCCCGAAAGAGTGGTTTATTCACCTACCTTGGGCTACGCCACGGTTGATAATGAAGTAGCCGCAGCCGTTGAAGCTGCGGTGCGTGCTCTTGAGAGCGCCGGGGTTGAGATTATCGAAATGCCAATAGTCTTTGAGAAAGACCCTGTTCTGGCATGGGTTTATATTTGGACCTCGTCGATGGCACGGGTGTTAGGCCCGGCCCGAGATACCCCCATCTGGGAAAAGGTTGATGTCGGGTTGCGAGAACAGGTTGAAATGGGCCTGCGGCTTACCGCGTTGCAATATGCTGAGGCGGTTGCAGCATGTCACGACATAAACCTGGCCTTAGAAAAGGCTTTCGCCGCGGCCCCATTGCTTATTTGCCCCACTATTGCTGGGCACGCGCCGCGACTTGGTGAGCAAGGCACCGTTAATGGGGTTGAAACTCCAACCTGGGTTTCGTTCACGCCATTTATTAATTTGAGTCGTAATCCGGCCGGTTCTGTGTGCGCCGGTTTTACTTCGGATGGCATGCCTATTGGTTTGCAGGTGATTGGCCGTCAACGTGAAGATGTTCGTGTGCTTGGTGCTATGCAGGCTTTTGAAACGGTGCTCGGGATCGACCAGGTAGCAGGCCTAGGCTGAGCGTCAAGGTTTGATACAGGTGGCTAACTGGGTGTCATGACGAAGGGAAATGATGGAAACACGTAAAATTGGGCAACTCGACGTTTCGGTGATCGGTCTAGGGGGCAATAACTTTGGTGATCGTCTCGACCAAGAACGCACAACGTCGGTGGTAAATGCCGCCCTCGAATCGGGCATCACCTATATCGACACCGCCGACTCGTATAGTGCTGGCAAGTCGGAAGAATTTTTGGGTGTGGCTTTGGCGGGGCGCTTCGACCAAATCGTGATCGCCACAAAATTCGGCAGCCAAGGCAGTGCCGACGGCAAACTTTCAGGTGGTCACCCCGACCATGTGCGCAATGCTTGCGAAGCTTCTTTGAAAAGGCTTGGGGTGTCGGTAATCGACCATTATCAATATCACCGCCCCGACCCGAATATTCCCATTGAAGAAACCATGGGTGCCATGACTGAGCTCGTGATTGAGGGCAAGGTGCGTGAGATCGGTTGTTCGAACTTCAGTGTTGATCAGTTAGAAACGTCCTCGGAAATTGCCAAGGTAAAGGGCTGGGCACGTTTTGCCAGTGTCCAGAACTATTACTCAATCTTCACCCGTGACCCCGAAGACGGTGTTGTGCAAGCCTGTGCGCAGCTGGGCATGGCGTTGGTACCGTATTTCCCATTGGAATCGGGGCTCTTGAGCGGGAAGGTCTCCTCCGATGGCTCTGCGCCAGAGGGGAGCAGGTTGCATCAGATGAAACCTGCAGGCCGAGAACGGTTTATGGGGGACAAACGCTTAGCGGCTGTGGAAGACCTCAAAGCGTTTGCTGCTGAACGGGACCACTCAATTTTAGAGTTGGCGTTCGCTTATTTGCTGTCGGAGCCTGTGGTGGCGTCGGTGATCGCCGGTGCCACGAAGCCCGAACAGGTCGAGGCCAATGCCGCTGCTTCGACTTGGCGGTTGAGCCCGGACGAGCGGGCCGAGGTGGCACGTATTGCTAGTCAGGCGGATTCCTAAGCAGGTTGTTACTAGCGGGAAATGTCGGCGCATCATTAGCAAGCGGTGCGCCGATTCGCGCTAAGGTTAAAACTCCTACCGGGCGATTAGCTCAGCGGTAGAGCGCTGCCTTCACACGGCAGAGGTCACTGGTTCGAACCCAGTATCGCCCACCAAACATTGGAAGCTCGGACTTCCGACAAGAGCACTCTCAACGATCCGCGCCCGGCCGTATCGGATAGCATGCCGCTCGTTGCTGGTGTCAATCGGATGGTTGATCCAGAACCGCCCCCAAACGTTGCAAGATGTGGCTGCGCCAGCCGCCGTTCATGATGCGTCGCGCCATCTGCTGGCCGGGGTCGTCCGGGTTGAATCCGCTCTGTTCCACGATCAGTCGTGTGCCGTGGCCCTCGGGACGGAGGTGGAAGGTGACCGTGCTGTCGAGTGGATTGCTACCGTCTGCATCGCGCCAAGTGATCCGCAATAGCTCAAGGGGCCGGACTTCCATCACTTCACATGCGATCGTGCCGGAGAAGTTGGTGGCTTCTATTGGTGCTGCCGTGAATGTGAAGCGATGGCCTATGACCGCTTGGAAGTCGTTTGGCATCAGCCATTGCGCCATGAGGTCGGGAGTCGTCAGTGCTCGCCAGACCTTGGCCGGGGCATGCGGATAGAACTGGTCGACTCGGATAGTGGTTAGGTCTTCGGTCGTCATTTATGGTCCTCGTCTGGGGGCATGGCATCGAGCACCGCGCCCAGTCCGGTCAAGCGTTCTCGCCAGAACCGTTCGTAGGGGCTGAGCCAGTCGTGCAGCTCGGCGAGCGGGTCGCCGTTGATTGCGTAGCGGCGGTAGCGGCCGTCACGAGTTGCGGAGAGCAGGCCGGACTCGCGCAGTGCGCGTAGGTGTTCCGATACCGAGGGTCGTGCCATGTCGAAGTGTGCAGCGATGTCAGATGCGGAGCGGGGGCCGTCCAGCAGGAGATCCAGCACCTCGCGCCTGGTGGGGTTAGCGAGAGCCGCGAGCACTCGATCGACCGGGAGAGTGTGGGCTTGGCGGGGCATCGGTACTCCTATCGACGGCTCTCTCCGGTCTTGTCGGCACCCACGAGGTCGAGGAGCACCTCATCGAACAGCGCCGACAGCACGAAACCGTGGCCGTCCTGTGCGGCGACAAACAGCGTGATGCCCTCAAGATCCGAGATCGTCATGGTATTCACTTTACGTAGAGATTATCCTACATGTCAAGCGTAGGGAAAAACCTACGTATCGGCTTTGGAAGGTTGGCATCGATTGGCGACCGTGCGGTGCGGTCGTGGAGGCTTGTCTAGACGGCTGTCGCCCATATGACGGCCGAGTGCGACACCTCCCACCATGCTCGACATATTTAGGCCAGGCGAATCATGCCTCTAGCACGGAGCACGAGTCCGGAATCGTGTGACCTGACTGGCCTGGGCAGCAACCGACAACCCAAAGACCCGTTGATAACTTGTGAAATCGGTGCGCATGACGGGACGTGTTGGAGTATCGCTCAGTGTCGCTCACCACCTTAAAGCCTCGTCAGACCGACGAGGTTCTCTCATTTTTAGCCTAAGTGGTTTGTGGCACCTGGTAGCGCAGGCCCGGAAACCGGGCAAAGTCGTGGTCGAACGACACCAGCACAGCGTTGTGTTCAATCGCCAAAGTAGCCAGATGCGCATCGTTGATCAGGTTGGAACCAGTACCAGTAGTTGTAACTAAGGATGACAAAAGGGCCG from Acidimicrobiia bacterium encodes the following:
- a CDS encoding SRPBCC domain-containing protein, encoding MTTEDLTTIRVDQFYPHAPAKVWRALTTPDLMAQWLMPNDFQAVIGHRFTFTAAPIEATNFSGTIACEVMEVRPLELLRITWRDADGSNPLDSTVTFHLRPEGHGTRLIVEQSGFNPDDPGQQMARRIMNGGWRSHILQRLGAVLDQPSD
- a CDS encoding metalloregulator ArsR/SmtB family transcription factor, which gives rise to MPRQAHTLPVDRVLAALANPTRREVLDLLLDGPRSASDIAAHFDMARPSVSEHLRALRESGLLSATRDGRYRRYAINGDPLAELHDWLSPYERFWRERLTGLGAVLDAMPPDEDHK